The following proteins are encoded in a genomic region of Maribacter hydrothermalis:
- the hemB gene encoding porphobilinogen synthase has protein sequence MYPLIRNRRLRSSEAIRSLVRETIISPSDFLVPLFVVEGKAIKEEIPSMPNYYRLSLDHLTKEVKELWKMGLRSVLLFVKVPDNLKDNSGSEALNENGLMQLAIKTVKNACPEMLVMTDVALDPYSSYGHDGIVADGQILNDDSVEVLAEMSVSHAKAGADFVAPSDMMDGRILSIREALEDEGYLNTGIMAYSAKYASAFYGPFRDALDSAPVAIKNVPKDKKTYQMDFANRFEAIRETQMDIEEGADIVMVKPGLCYLDIVREIRNEVDVPVAVYQVSGEYAMVKAAAEKGWLDHDAVMIEQLTAIKRAGANIIASYFAKDAVKLLG, from the coding sequence ATGTACCCACTTATTAGAAATAGAAGACTTAGAAGTTCAGAAGCTATACGTAGTTTGGTGAGGGAAACCATTATTTCACCAAGTGATTTTTTAGTCCCGCTTTTTGTAGTTGAAGGAAAAGCAATTAAAGAGGAAATTCCGTCCATGCCCAATTACTATCGTCTTAGTCTTGATCATTTAACCAAAGAAGTAAAAGAACTTTGGAAAATGGGTTTGCGCTCTGTTCTACTATTTGTTAAAGTACCTGACAATTTAAAAGACAACAGTGGCTCTGAAGCTCTGAACGAAAACGGATTAATGCAATTGGCTATTAAAACGGTTAAAAATGCATGTCCGGAAATGTTGGTAATGACAGATGTTGCCTTGGACCCCTACTCTTCTTACGGACATGACGGTATTGTTGCTGACGGACAAATTCTTAATGATGATAGTGTTGAAGTTTTGGCGGAAATGAGTGTTTCACATGCCAAAGCAGGTGCAGACTTCGTTGCTCCTAGTGATATGATGGATGGTCGTATTTTAAGTATTCGCGAAGCTTTAGAAGATGAAGGATATTTAAATACCGGTATTATGGCATACAGCGCCAAATATGCAAGTGCTTTTTATGGCCCGTTTAGAGATGCCTTAGATTCCGCTCCTGTAGCTATTAAAAATGTACCTAAGGATAAAAAAACCTATCAAATGGATTTTGCAAACCGTTTTGAAGCCATTCGCGAAACACAAATGGATATTGAAGAAGGCGCAGATATCGTAATGGTGAAACCAGGACTTTGTTATTTGGACATTGTTCGCGAAATTAGAAATGAAGTTGATGTTCCTGTTGCCGTTTACCAAGTTTCTGGTGAATATGCCATGGTAAAAGCTGCAGCTGAAAAAGGCTGGCTAGATCATGATGCGGTTATGATAGAACAGTTAACGGCTATTAAAAGAGCTGGTGCCAATATTATAGCAAGTTATTTTGCAAAAGATGCTGTAAAGTTATTAGGCTAG
- a CDS encoding PhzF family phenazine biosynthesis protein, whose product MKQKIFQIDAFTTKLFGGNPAAVCILESWLDTNLMQKIAAENNLAETAFAVKKNDHFELRWFTPEIEVDLCGHATLATAFVLFNYYGFKENSLRFISPRSGELLVQKSESGLLTMDFPTDDLTAVYEQENISKAIGKKPLETYKGKTDYMLIYESQAAIEAITPNFHLLNELDCRGIIVSAKGNDVDFVSRFFAPQCGIPEDPVTGSAHTTLTPYWSVKLNKTKLSAKQLSERGGDIQCEYLGDRVKISGYAVCYLIGEIEI is encoded by the coding sequence ATGAAACAAAAAATATTTCAGATCGACGCGTTTACAACAAAACTATTTGGCGGAAATCCGGCTGCAGTTTGTATTCTAGAATCATGGTTAGATACCAATTTAATGCAAAAGATAGCCGCGGAAAATAATTTGGCGGAAACGGCTTTTGCTGTAAAAAAAAATGACCATTTTGAACTTCGCTGGTTTACCCCAGAAATTGAAGTTGACCTTTGCGGACATGCTACCCTTGCAACTGCCTTCGTTCTGTTCAACTACTACGGTTTCAAAGAAAATTCGCTACGGTTTATTTCGCCTAGAAGTGGTGAATTATTGGTTCAAAAAAGTGAATCGGGACTATTAACAATGGATTTCCCTACGGATGATTTAACGGCTGTTTATGAGCAAGAAAACATATCAAAAGCGATAGGCAAGAAACCTCTAGAGACCTATAAAGGCAAAACAGATTACATGCTTATTTATGAATCCCAAGCAGCAATAGAAGCCATAACTCCTAATTTTCATTTATTAAATGAACTAGATTGTAGAGGTATAATTGTTTCTGCAAAAGGAAATGACGTTGATTTCGTTTCCCGTTTTTTTGCCCCTCAATGCGGTATTCCTGAAGATCCTGTTACAGGTTCTGCGCATACCACTTTAACGCCTTATTGGTCAGTAAAACTCAATAAAACAAAATTATCCGCAAAACAACTCTCTGAACGTGGTGGCGATATACAATGTGAGTATCTTGGAGACCGCGTAAAAATATCGGGATACGCGGTTTGTTATTTGATAGGCGAAATAGAAATTTAA
- a CDS encoding serine hydrolase domain-containing protein, translated as MNKLFFILFGLFSGIVVSQEPIPKTLLLPVGSSLQESSLTNYGLDSLSINHKIDSIVTTGIKNNAFPGAQVLIAKEGNIIFHQSYGFHTYDSIQSVAINDIYDLASVTKILGPLPAIMKLVDEGKLNLDLPFSTYWKPWKRQKDKRNITLREILAHQAGLEPYIVFLNETLKNNGRYKNRFIRNKYSNRFSNEAFEGIYIKNRFNRKMFRIINRSEVSAEKKYKYSGLTFLIFPELITEITGIPYEDYMEQEFYKPLGMKTFGFLPSTKNFPNKIVPTEEDSIFRHTLTQGWVHDENASLLGGISGNAGLFGTANDLAIIMQLFVQNGLYAGKRYISENTIQEFTKVQYPENDNRRGLGFDKPYLENNTFKIADAYPAPEVGASSFGHSGFTGTFVWADPEHQLVYIFLSNRVYPTRENRNLYTLNIRSSIQQIFYQAFDKAKQHKP; from the coding sequence ATGAATAAATTATTTTTTATACTTTTTGGTTTATTTAGTGGCATTGTTGTTTCTCAAGAACCAATACCCAAAACATTACTGCTTCCTGTTGGTTCTAGTTTACAAGAATCCTCATTAACAAACTATGGGTTAGATTCCTTATCTATTAATCATAAAATTGATAGTATTGTAACAACTGGTATAAAAAATAATGCGTTTCCAGGGGCGCAGGTTTTAATAGCTAAAGAAGGTAATATTATATTTCATCAGTCTTACGGATTTCATACGTATGATAGCATTCAGTCTGTAGCTATAAATGATATTTACGATTTAGCATCCGTAACCAAAATTTTAGGTCCACTACCCGCCATTATGAAATTAGTAGATGAAGGGAAGTTGAATTTAGACCTTCCTTTTAGCACCTACTGGAAACCTTGGAAAAGACAAAAGGACAAGAGAAACATTACGCTTAGGGAAATTTTGGCGCACCAAGCAGGACTTGAACCTTATATTGTATTTTTAAACGAAACCTTAAAAAATAACGGTCGGTATAAGAATAGATTTATTCGTAATAAATACAGTAATAGATTTAGTAATGAAGCATTTGAGGGAATCTATATTAAAAATAGATTCAACAGAAAAATGTTCCGCATCATAAATCGTTCTGAAGTTTCCGCTGAGAAAAAATATAAATATTCCGGACTCACATTTCTTATTTTTCCTGAGCTCATTACTGAAATTACAGGTATACCGTATGAAGATTATATGGAACAGGAATTTTACAAACCACTTGGTATGAAAACTTTTGGTTTTCTGCCTAGCACCAAAAATTTCCCGAACAAAATAGTACCGACAGAAGAAGATTCTATCTTCAGACATACCTTAACACAAGGTTGGGTACACGATGAAAATGCCTCTTTACTAGGCGGTATTTCGGGTAACGCAGGTTTATTTGGTACTGCAAATGATTTAGCGATTATTATGCAACTATTTGTACAAAACGGACTTTATGCTGGTAAGCGTTATATTTCCGAAAACACAATACAGGAATTTACCAAAGTTCAATATCCTGAAAACGATAACAGAAGAGGTTTGGGTTTTGACAAACCCTATTTAGAGAACAACACTTTTAAAATTGCGGACGCATACCCTGCCCCAGAAGTTGGTGCATCAAGTTTTGGGCATAGCGGCTTTACAGGTACTTTTGTTTGGGCTGATCCCGAGCATCAATTGGTATATATTTTTCTATCGAACCGTGTGTATCCTACCCGTGAAAACAGAAATCTTTACACCTTAAATATTCGTTCATCCATCCAACAAATATTTTATCAGGCATTTGATAAGGCAAAACAGCACAAACCTTAG
- a CDS encoding ABC transporter ATP-binding protein: MLSITNLNKTYPNGTQALNNVNLEIGTGMFGLLGPNGAGKSSLMRTIATLQLADSGEIMFNDIDVFQQPDELRKVLGYLPQDFGVYPKVSAEMMLNHIAKIKGIQSKTDRKAYVADLLNKVNLYKFRKRNLGDYSGGMRQRFGIAQALIGNPKLIIVDEPTAGLDPLERNRFHNLLSELGEDAVVILSTHIVDDVINLCTNMAVFNEGRVVVQGHPLELSNTLNGKVYRKSIAKEETELYQSEHNVLSTYLRSGNLYVNVFAEGNPGEGFEKVANNLEDFYFYSINQPQAV; encoded by the coding sequence ATGCTTTCGATTACAAATTTGAATAAAACGTACCCGAACGGTACACAAGCTTTAAACAATGTCAATTTAGAAATTGGCACGGGTATGTTTGGACTACTTGGCCCAAATGGAGCAGGTAAATCATCTTTAATGAGAACTATTGCCACGTTACAATTAGCGGATAGTGGTGAAATTATGTTTAACGATATTGATGTCTTTCAACAGCCAGACGAGCTTAGGAAAGTGTTGGGTTACTTACCTCAAGATTTTGGAGTGTACCCTAAAGTATCTGCAGAAATGATGCTAAATCATATTGCAAAAATAAAAGGTATTCAAAGTAAAACGGATCGCAAGGCGTATGTAGCCGATTTATTGAATAAGGTAAATCTCTATAAATTCCGTAAACGTAATCTAGGGGATTATTCCGGGGGTATGAGACAACGTTTTGGTATTGCCCAAGCCTTAATAGGCAATCCTAAATTGATTATTGTGGATGAACCAACAGCAGGACTTGATCCGCTGGAACGTAATCGTTTCCATAATTTGCTAAGTGAGCTTGGTGAGGATGCTGTGGTCATATTATCTACCCATATTGTAGATGATGTAATAAATTTATGCACGAATATGGCGGTATTTAATGAAGGTAGGGTGGTAGTGCAAGGGCATCCTTTGGAACTTTCAAATACCTTAAATGGTAAGGTGTATCGCAAAAGCATTGCAAAGGAAGAAACAGAATTATACCAATCAGAACATAACGTGTTGTCCACTTATTTACGTAGTGGTAACCTGTATGTAAATGTATTTGCAGAAGGTAATCCTGGTGAAGGGTTTGAGAAGGTTGCCAATAATTTAGAGGACTTTTATTTCTATAGTATTAACCAACCACAAGCTGTATAG
- a CDS encoding DEAD/DEAH box helicase family protein, translated as MQDLSKILKFKFSWRTYQQKFLDGFQEHIKDEHLHVIAPPGSGKTILGLEILIRIGKPTLVLAPTLTIRNQWRSRLMEFFTGDNEFNGYSLNIKAPSQITFSTYQSLFSLSKSFNENAKEKLLAYVKKHKIETLVLDEAHHLKNEWWHCLYHLKEIEGLTVVSLTATPPYDSTATEINRYFSLCGPIDDEIGVPDLIKNGDLCPHQDFVYFSRPEEAQIQYIINYREQILNFTNRLIANTGLQEKLITSNFYTNPKESLEYIYQYPSFFSSVIIYLNSCGYAVNEENLKILGFSNNDVTFPSFTYEWSEIFLQQLLIDQRDNFIDFEDVLLPIEKEMKQIGVLENKRVNFVGDEVLYRNLSNSPSKLESIFEIVRNTDENLGDTARTVILADFIRKEFLNFEGSETKTLNKLGVVPIFKYILAKEATNTSLGVLTGSLVILHETAVVHLKQLLSIKELAVNPMDGSEGYVFIKVPNALKNKIAESVTQLFEDGVIKTLIGTKAFLGEGWDAPCINTLLLASYVGSFVSSNQMRGRAIRVDSKNPDKISAIWHLACLDPTAIDGGKDMEKLQQRFKAFTGVSLRGEVYISNGIDRLVLPLKWSETTDLSTINRDMLAKAQQKSVIGDRWNEAIKKGNILVRELKIPFSQDQPFAKTKRLHALNAGKYVMLEVVLGVSLFVPEFILKNMGAVLNKGIVQIVYLFFVALILGFGPKTFKALKLYFLFGNQYKKTKKIGKAVFEYLLNTKSLNFESNTAVINAEQNRKGTFSIYLKNASQHDSTIFISILEEVIAPIDNPRYLLINGNFIKRKLGIRNYYVVPKEIGKNKTEAIRFKKYWNKHVDGSKIIFTRTLEGRKELLKARFSHLKYQFEEVSQKAITWK; from the coding sequence TTGCAAGATCTAAGTAAAATTCTAAAGTTTAAGTTTTCTTGGCGTACCTATCAACAGAAGTTTCTAGATGGTTTTCAAGAGCATATTAAAGATGAACATTTACATGTAATAGCTCCACCGGGGTCAGGTAAAACCATACTAGGTTTAGAAATATTAATTCGTATTGGGAAACCTACATTGGTTTTAGCACCAACACTTACCATTAGAAATCAATGGCGCTCTAGATTAATGGAGTTTTTTACGGGTGATAATGAATTCAATGGATATTCCCTAAATATTAAAGCACCTAGCCAAATTACTTTCTCGACTTATCAATCTTTATTTTCACTTTCTAAATCGTTCAATGAGAATGCAAAGGAAAAGCTGTTAGCGTATGTAAAGAAACATAAAATTGAAACATTGGTGTTAGATGAGGCGCATCATTTAAAGAATGAGTGGTGGCATTGTCTATATCATTTAAAGGAAATAGAAGGTTTAACGGTGGTTTCGTTGACCGCGACGCCGCCATATGATAGTACGGCAACTGAGATTAACCGTTATTTTAGTTTATGCGGACCTATTGATGATGAAATTGGTGTGCCAGACCTTATTAAGAATGGAGACTTATGTCCGCATCAAGATTTTGTATACTTCTCAAGACCGGAAGAAGCCCAAATTCAATATATCATCAATTATCGGGAACAAATATTGAATTTTACAAATAGGTTAATTGCGAACACAGGGTTGCAAGAAAAGTTGATAACCTCAAATTTTTATACAAATCCTAAAGAATCATTAGAGTACATTTATCAATATCCAAGTTTTTTCTCTTCCGTAATTATTTATCTAAATTCATGCGGGTATGCTGTAAATGAAGAGAATTTAAAGATACTTGGCTTTTCTAATAATGATGTTACTTTCCCTAGTTTCACATATGAATGGTCCGAAATATTCTTACAGCAGCTTTTAATAGACCAGCGAGATAATTTTATTGATTTTGAGGATGTTTTATTGCCTATTGAAAAGGAAATGAAGCAAATAGGGGTTTTAGAAAATAAGCGGGTAAATTTTGTGGGTGATGAGGTGTTGTATAGAAATTTATCTAATAGCCCAAGTAAGTTAGAAAGCATATTTGAAATCGTAAGGAACACCGATGAAAATTTAGGTGATACTGCCCGAACTGTTATTTTGGCAGACTTTATTCGTAAAGAATTTTTAAATTTTGAAGGTAGTGAAACCAAAACCTTAAATAAATTAGGGGTTGTTCCTATTTTTAAATACATATTGGCTAAGGAAGCTACAAATACTTCGTTGGGTGTATTAACAGGTTCGTTAGTTATTCTTCATGAAACTGCAGTAGTTCACTTAAAGCAATTATTGTCAATTAAAGAACTGGCTGTAAACCCTATGGACGGCTCAGAGGGGTATGTTTTTATTAAAGTGCCTAATGCGCTAAAAAATAAAATCGCGGAATCTGTTACACAGCTTTTTGAAGACGGAGTTATTAAGACATTAATAGGTACGAAAGCTTTTTTGGGAGAAGGTTGGGATGCTCCTTGTATTAATACATTATTACTTGCTTCTTATGTTGGTTCATTTGTTTCGTCTAACCAAATGAGAGGACGTGCCATACGTGTTGATTCTAAAAATCCTGATAAAATAAGTGCCATTTGGCATTTAGCATGCTTAGATCCTACCGCAATTGATGGTGGTAAGGATATGGAAAAACTTCAACAACGTTTTAAAGCTTTTACAGGTGTTTCTTTACGTGGCGAAGTTTATATTTCTAATGGAATAGACCGATTGGTATTACCTTTGAAGTGGTCTGAAACTACCGATTTATCAACGATTAACAGAGATATGTTGGCTAAAGCACAACAGAAATCAGTTATTGGCGATAGATGGAATGAAGCAATTAAAAAAGGAAACATTTTAGTTCGAGAGCTTAAGATTCCTTTTAGCCAGGACCAGCCTTTTGCTAAAACGAAGCGACTACATGCCCTAAATGCTGGTAAATATGTTATGCTTGAAGTGGTTTTGGGAGTGTCATTATTTGTGCCAGAATTTATACTGAAGAATATGGGTGCCGTTTTGAATAAAGGCATAGTGCAAATTGTTTATTTATTCTTTGTGGCACTTATTCTAGGTTTTGGACCAAAGACTTTTAAAGCTCTAAAACTTTACTTCTTGTTTGGAAATCAATACAAGAAAACTAAGAAAATAGGAAAAGCTGTATTTGAATATTTGTTGAATACTAAAAGCTTGAATTTTGAATCTAATACTGCTGTGATTAATGCCGAACAAAATAGAAAAGGAACGTTTTCAATTTATCTGAAAAATGCAAGTCAGCATGACAGTACTATTTTTATTTCAATTTTAGAAGAAGTTATTGCGCCCATAGACAACCCCAGATATTTACTGATTAACGGAAACTTTATAAAGAGGAAGCTTGGTATTCGTAATTACTATGTTGTACCAAAGGAAATTGGAAAAAATAAAACAGAAGCCATAAGGTTTAAGAAATATTGGAATAAACATGTTGATGGTTCCAAGATAATATTCACCCGAACGTTAGAGGGAAGAAAGGAGCTGTTAAAAGCTCGGTTCTCGCATCTCAAATATCAATTTGAAGAGGTCTCCCAAAAAGCGATTACTTGGAAATAG
- a CDS encoding ABC transporter permease/M1 family aminopeptidase, producing the protein MFLIPFLMAVFEKSVTAEFTNSPSNIVGVLGVLSVISLFFYAAIMGVPVYRDEEHKTAQTYFTFPISEKNYIMGRFWGSFTIVTLMNLAAMFGAIFGFVLGALLNRPDYGTYADFNFWSYFLPFLYLLVFNSFFIGSLFFCLMTFFRRMPILYLGGIVIFIINMLSGQLLSSLDTEWLSVYVDPFGGSAYGYLSKYWSVNELNTTQLSLTGKFMLNRLLWLSIGIIIFLWTLFKFSYKGFLSSNKRKKIIEDNEIIASFEPISVVQEFSTKARRQNLWSLSKIEFLSIVKEPVFLILIVIGVIVAGFITYQSNQYNGTSSLPLTRFMVSFISAGLALFSTIILIIYAGEAVHRTRNNKTFEFYDALPVSNTTLYLSKIISLIGVSILLVLINILVGIIYQTVNGYFTYELGMYLTYNFTSLFPSYIATLLLAFFIHVLVNNKFLGHFIVIIVYIGVPILVDLVLKSSNPLLSFAATTPSFLSDLNGFGHYLTGQFWLNLYWILFTCFLAAIGKVFWSRGFYSSAKERLKLAKSRFKGKTIAYTLFFLLAFISVGAHSFYNLKVLNHLEDEDYSNKLSADAEKIYGKYIDKPHIQVIDLKADIDIYPDTRGADAKGVFKVVNPSEKAIDTVLMEVMFPTYDTKITKVIYNGEQIKPVISDSLYRLFIYKLPKALQPKDTANLIIETKVRTHGFAMDRETAVLGNGTFFDHGIFPRFHYEAALTENGVRKKYGLEELDFIFPPRTDSVALKKNLFNEDSNYMNFEATISTSKGQTAVAPGVLVDTWDKEDRSYFNYKMEDKSDYFFNFVSAAYDVEKDVWTAPSGKKVTIEIYHSPKHKRNLASFIKGIKISMEYNSKNFYEYPYSVIRIIEFPAHSAFAQSFATTIPYSEDFGFVADFSSEEDFNYAFSTTSHEIAHQWWGHIVTPSNTTGANIISETLAEYVSLMTLKQEYGENGIKGFLKPSLDVYLSRRSFSFKPERPLIDVETAQHIWYQKGSMVMYDLQDVIGEDVINAGLKSFLNEYKYFEKGVYATSEDFYKAIYNVAPDSLKYKVDDGFKEIVLYENRVMNAKTKKLDSGKWETTFTVNSKKIYYDDKGKEKLIDDKKNLVDIGLFGEDVTGEDGVTIKNPFYFELKWLSAGDNTFTIITDEKPLKAGIDPYNKLIDRNSDDNLETVEE; encoded by the coding sequence ATGTTTCTTATACCATTTTTAATGGCGGTATTTGAAAAATCTGTGACTGCCGAGTTTACCAATAGTCCAAGCAATATAGTCGGAGTTCTTGGGGTTTTAAGTGTTATATCACTATTCTTTTACGCGGCTATTATGGGAGTACCTGTGTATAGGGATGAGGAGCATAAAACTGCACAAACGTATTTCACTTTTCCAATTTCGGAAAAGAACTATATAATGGGTCGTTTTTGGGGTAGTTTCACCATAGTTACCCTAATGAATTTAGCGGCCATGTTCGGAGCTATTTTTGGTTTTGTACTGGGGGCTTTATTAAATAGACCAGATTATGGTACGTATGCAGATTTTAATTTTTGGTCTTACTTTTTGCCATTTTTATACCTGTTAGTTTTTAATTCATTTTTTATAGGCAGTCTTTTCTTTTGCCTAATGACATTCTTTAGAAGAATGCCAATTTTGTACTTAGGTGGCATTGTAATTTTTATTATAAATATGTTGTCCGGTCAACTGTTATCAAGTTTAGATACCGAATGGCTAAGTGTTTACGTAGATCCTTTTGGAGGATCTGCATATGGCTACCTTTCTAAATATTGGTCTGTAAACGAACTAAATACAACGCAACTTTCTTTAACGGGTAAATTTATGCTAAACCGACTATTATGGTTAAGCATTGGTATTATCATATTCTTGTGGACACTTTTTAAATTTTCTTATAAAGGATTTCTGTCTTCTAACAAAAGGAAGAAAATAATAGAGGATAATGAAATTATAGCATCTTTTGAGCCAATTAGCGTGGTCCAAGAATTTAGTACAAAGGCACGTCGTCAAAATTTGTGGTCTTTAAGTAAGATTGAATTCTTGTCCATAGTTAAGGAACCTGTATTTCTTATTTTAATAGTTATCGGGGTTATTGTTGCAGGGTTTATTACCTATCAATCAAATCAATATAACGGTACTTCATCTTTACCGCTTACTAGGTTTATGGTTTCTTTTATTTCTGCCGGTTTGGCCTTGTTTTCAACCATTATACTTATTATTTATGCTGGCGAAGCGGTGCATCGTACTCGAAATAATAAAACCTTTGAGTTCTATGATGCACTTCCTGTAAGTAATACCACACTGTATTTATCAAAGATCATATCTCTCATTGGAGTATCGATTTTATTGGTATTAATCAATATTTTGGTTGGTATAATATACCAAACGGTTAATGGATACTTTACTTATGAGTTAGGCATGTATCTAACTTATAATTTTACCAGTCTTTTTCCGTCTTACATTGCAACATTACTTCTTGCGTTTTTTATACACGTGCTCGTAAACAATAAATTTTTAGGTCATTTCATTGTAATTATTGTTTATATCGGAGTGCCAATTTTAGTGGATTTAGTACTAAAATCTAGTAATCCACTTTTAAGTTTCGCAGCTACTACACCTTCTTTTTTAAGTGATTTAAATGGATTTGGACATTACCTAACCGGTCAGTTTTGGTTAAACTTATATTGGATACTTTTCACCTGCTTTTTAGCGGCAATAGGAAAAGTATTTTGGAGTAGAGGTTTCTATTCTTCTGCAAAAGAACGTTTAAAATTGGCAAAGAGTAGATTTAAAGGTAAAACCATTGCGTATACATTGTTCTTTCTTTTAGCCTTTATTTCAGTTGGGGCACATAGCTTTTATAATTTAAAGGTTTTAAATCATTTAGAAGATGAAGATTATAGTAATAAACTTTCTGCCGATGCTGAAAAGATATATGGGAAGTATATTGATAAACCACATATTCAGGTAATTGATTTAAAAGCTGATATAGATATATATCCAGATACTCGTGGAGCAGATGCAAAAGGGGTATTTAAAGTGGTAAACCCATCAGAAAAGGCAATTGATACGGTGTTAATGGAAGTGATGTTTCCTACGTATGATACAAAAATCACAAAGGTGATTTATAATGGTGAACAAATTAAACCGGTTATTAGTGATTCTTTATATCGACTGTTTATTTATAAATTGCCCAAGGCCCTGCAACCTAAGGACACTGCTAATTTGATAATAGAGACTAAAGTTCGTACACATGGTTTTGCAATGGATAGGGAGACTGCCGTTTTAGGTAATGGCACCTTCTTTGATCATGGTATTTTTCCTAGGTTTCATTATGAAGCGGCACTCACAGAAAATGGTGTTCGTAAGAAGTACGGTTTAGAAGAATTAGATTTTATTTTCCCGCCTAGAACGGATAGTGTTGCTTTAAAAAAGAATTTGTTTAATGAGGACAGCAATTATATGAATTTTGAAGCAACCATTAGTACATCAAAAGGTCAGACCGCCGTGGCGCCTGGTGTTTTAGTCGATACATGGGATAAAGAAGATAGAAGCTATTTTAATTATAAGATGGAAGACAAATCTGACTACTTCTTCAATTTTGTTTCTGCCGCTTATGATGTAGAAAAAGATGTTTGGACTGCACCAAGCGGAAAGAAAGTAACTATCGAAATCTATCATTCTCCTAAGCACAAAAGAAATTTGGCTTCTTTTATAAAAGGAATTAAAATTTCGATGGAATATAATTCTAAGAATTTTTATGAATATCCATATTCTGTGATTCGGATAATTGAATTTCCTGCCCATTCTGCTTTTGCACAATCTTTTGCCACGACCATTCCATATTCTGAAGATTTTGGATTCGTAGCTGACTTTTCGAGTGAAGAGGATTTCAATTATGCTTTTAGTACCACATCGCATGAAATTGCGCACCAGTGGTGGGGACATATTGTAACCCCTAGTAATACCACAGGGGCTAATATTATTTCCGAAACCTTGGCAGAGTATGTTTCTTTAATGACATTAAAACAAGAATATGGTGAAAACGGAATTAAAGGGTTCTTAAAACCTTCTCTAGATGTATATCTCTCTAGAAGATCATTTAGCTTTAAACCTGAACGACCGTTAATCGATGTTGAAACGGCACAGCATATTTGGTACCAAAAAGGTTCTATGGTTATGTATGATTTACAGGATGTAATTGGTGAGGATGTTATAAATGCCGGCCTTAAATCCTTTTTGAACGAATACAAGTATTTTGAAAAAGGGGTATATGCAACTTCTGAGGATTTTTATAAAGCAATTTATAATGTTGCGCCAGATTCTTTAAAGTATAAGGTAGATGACGGTTTCAAAGAAATAGTTCTTTATGAAAATCGCGTAATGAATGCGAAAACTAAAAAGCTAGATAGTGGAAAATGGGAAACAACATTTACTGTAAACTCTAAAAAAATATATTATGACGATAAGGGTAAGGAGAAGTTAATAGATGATAAAAAGAACTTGGTAGATATTGGACTCTTTGGAGAAGATGTTACCGGAGAAGATGGTGTTACTATTAAGAACCCATTTTACTTTGAACTAAAGTGGCTTTCTGCTGGCGATAATACATTTACTATTATTACAGATGAAAAACCCTTAAAAGCGGGTATAGATCCTTATAATAAGTTAATTGATCGTAATTCTGACGATAATTTAGAAACAGTAGAAGAGTAG